Genomic DNA from Molothrus aeneus isolate 106 chromosome Z, BPBGC_Maene_1.0, whole genome shotgun sequence:
GAGCATAGGTCAGTCAGCTTTCACAACACTCTATGAGCTTTGCGCGTTCGATGGGGCAGAGATGGGGGCGTGTTATTTGGGTAGACGCGACAGGTTTTTGGGATTCGATTAGGCTGCATGGCACTTACTTGGCGACGGGTTAAGTGTCAACCTGACCTTTATTCTTGCTAACAGAGGCAAAACAGCAGACACTATCAGGTGGCCCTAAAACTCTCCCCCGGGGGTGCAGCTCGGTGACCCCCGCCGAGGAACCTGCCCCGCTCGCCGTGGGGGCACAGAGGGTTCGCCTCTGCCCCGCCTCACGGAGCCGTCTGTCCCAGCGATGACGCTGCGGCGATGGAGCTCCCAGCGACGCCACCGGGTTCCTCCGGGGGGCTTCGCGGGCTCCCGCTTCCTGCTCCCGCCTCCTGCCCGCGCGGGCCAGGGGCCCCGTCCCGAGGCAGTACGGGGAGCCGCACCGGGCGGGTCCCGGTGctgcgggcagggcagggcagggcaggggcggCCAGCCCGGGGTCGCTCCGGGGTCACTGACAGCCCGCCCGGGCGGGGCATCCCCGCGCCTCTCCCGCCCTtccccgcgcccgccgctccccgcgccTCCGAGCGTTGCGCACCTTTCGGGACCGGGCGCTGATTGGCGGAGTGCTGCCAGTGACATCAGCCGGCTCACTTCCCATTGGCCGGCCCGTTGCTGGGACCGTAGGACTTCCAGGGAGCTACTTAACCCGCTCGGCGCcaccgccccgcgccgcccccacCGCGGGCCCCCGCCCGAGGCCGCCGCCGGCTCCTCCGGGCCGTGGCCGGGCCGGCGGCGCGACCCCCGCGGCGGGGAGCGGAGCCGCGGCGCCCCCGCCGTTGCGCCCCCGGCGGCGCCCCGGCATCGCTGCTTTAAGCGGTCGCGGCGGGGCGCCCGGAGTAGCACGCGGCCTGGGGAGGGAGCGCGGCGATTGGCTGGGAGGCCGCCCGGCGGACACGCCCCCCCTAGAAAAGGGGCGCCGTGAGTGGCGGGGGGAGAAAGTAAACACAGCcggccggccctgcccgcggACCGGCCGGGGCGGGAGGGGCTCCGCTTGACGTGATGGGCCCCGGCGCGGCCGCCCCCGGGCAGGAGCacgcggggcgcggggcgggcggtatcttctcccccagcccctgcgcCGGACTCGGGCCGGCCGCGCGGGCGGCGCTCCCCCCTCGCCGACTGCGCGCCGCCCCCGGGGGGCGGCGGTGAAGGACCTGCCCGGCGCCCCGCTATTTATTCGCCCCCCACGCCCCCTTCCTCCTCCGCCCCGTTCTTTCCCGCGCCGCGGGCGGGCCATGGCTGGCGGCGGCGCGGTCGGCCCGGCGGACGAGCAGTGAGGGCGGACGGAGCCCCCCTTGTCGTCGGGGCGCGGCCGCACCATGTCGGCCGTCGCGTACGTGGACTTCGTAGCTGCGCAGTGCCTGGTCTCCATCTCCAACCGCTCCGCCGTGCCCGAGGCGGCGCGGCTGAAGGTGCCGGGCGAGGGGGAGGCGGCCCGGGAGCTGCGCGACCCCCGCGACGCTTGGAAGGACTACTGCGCCCTGCTGGCCATCGCCAAAAGCCTGCTGGAGCTGAACAAGTACCGGCCGCTGCCCGCCCCCTCCGTCTGCAGTGACAGCGTGGAGAGCCCCGACGAGGACGCGGGCTCCGACAGCGACGAGGCCACCGAGCAGGGTTCCAgcccgccccgcagccccccgccggggccgcccccccGCCTGcgcgccgccggggccgcccctaAGGGGAAGCTGGCGGCCGAGAAGCGGCACAAGTGCCCCTACAGCGGCTGCGGCAAGGTCTACGGCAAGTCTTCCCACCTCAAGGCGCACTACCGGGTGCACACAGGTCAGCGGTGGCGGAGGGAAGGGGGCGGGAGCGAGCGCTTGTCCTCGGATGAACCCGGCCAGCGGCGCGCCCGGCATCCCCGCGCGCCCCCGCTGCCCTGCCGCGCCGCTCTGGCTTCGCTCGGGGCTGGCTCGTGTGTCCCCCTGCTTCACGCCCCCCCCTTCTTTCCCCCGGCTCTCATCGGCGCCCCTTGTCCGGCGGGAGCCGGCGGCCGCCCCGGGCGGGGCTGCGGCAGCGCCTCCCGCCGCGCCctgcccgccgcccgccgcccacCTGCGCCGGCCGGGAACCGG
This window encodes:
- the KLF9 gene encoding Krueppel-like factor 9 codes for the protein MSAVAYVDFVAAQCLVSISNRSAVPEAARLKVPGEGEAARELRDPRDAWKDYCALLAIAKSLLELNKYRPLPAPSVCSDSVESPDEDAGSDSDEATEQGSSPPRSPPPGPPPRLRAAGAAPKGKLAAEKRHKCPYSGCGKVYGKSSHLKAHYRVHTGERPFPCTWPDCLKKFSRSDELTRHYRTHTGEKQFRCPLCEKRFMRSDHLTKHARRHTEFHPSMIKRSKKSSSSSSL